One segment of Panicum virgatum strain AP13 chromosome 3K, P.virgatum_v5, whole genome shotgun sequence DNA contains the following:
- the LOC120697397 gene encoding putative TrmH family tRNA/rRNA methyltransferase: MAAAVESVVVVHNVAKRHNVGTLARSATAFGVAEVVVVGRRDVSAFGSHGATSHLRFRHFASLALARAYLKDERGCDICGVEITDDAQPVTAHPFRRSTAFLFGNEGTGLSQKECEICDFFVYIPQYGGGTASLNVTVAASIVLHHFAVWAGFPERGREGNKFIVADRPQGYSRGLYCTDSIEAVIEERKMRKENACDILEENGSSHPQESNGLDLMFTD, encoded by the exons ATGGCGGCGGCAGTTGAAAGCGTGGTGGTGGTCCACAACGTGGCGAAGCGGCACAACGTGGGGACGCTGGCGCGGAGCGCGACGGCGTTCGGCGTCGCGGAGGTGGTCGTCGTCGGCCGCCGCGACGTCAGCGCCTTCGGCAGCCACGGCGCCACCTCGCACCTCCGCTTCCGCCACTTCGCCTCGCTCGCCCTCGCCCGTGCCTACCTCAAG GATGAAAGAGGGTGTGACATTTGCGGTGTTGAGATCACTGACGACGCCCAGCCGGTGACTGCTCACCCGTTCCGTCGGAGCACCGCCTTCCTATTCGGCAATGAG GGTACAGGACTCTCACAAAAAGAGTGTGAGATCTGCGACTTCTTTGTCTACATCCCTCAATATGGTGGTGGAACAGCATCTCTCAATGTTACAGTTGCAGCTTCAATCGTTCTCCACCACTTTGCAG tcTGGGCTGGCTTTCCTGAACGAGGCAGAGAGGGCAACAAATTCATTGTAGCTGATAGACCACAAGGGTACTCGAGGGGGCTTTACTGTACGGACTCAATTGAAGCAGTGATTGAAGAGCGTAAAATGCGAAAAGAAAATGCATGTGATATACTAGAGGAAAATGGAAGCAGCCATCCCCAAGAATCAAATGGCCTAGATTTGATGTTTACAGACTAG
- the LOC120697398 gene encoding phosphoglycerate mutase-like protein AT74H — protein sequence MSHDAAARHPVATPQDAGGEEGGDHPSGGRASFELFGGDCRFCEMTRQHHPQCARRLPKRIILVRHGESQGNLDMSAYTTTPDYRIPLTALGAEQARAAGRGIRDVVASGGGNWKVYFYVSPYARTRATLREIGCAFPRDRIIGAREECRVREQDFGNFQVEERMRAVKETRQRFGRFFFRFPEGESAADVFDRVASFLESLWRDIDMGRLDQDPSCETNLVIVSHGLTSRVFLMKWFKWTVDQFERLNNFENCEFRVMQLGPGGEYSLLVHHTKEELEQWGMSREMIADQQWRASTNRRSWAQECSSFIDSFFDDPKDSESSSEEEEEKENGKIDELD from the exons ATGTCACACGACGCGGCTGCGCGCCACCCCGTCGCAACCCCGCAAGACgcaggaggagaggaaggaggagaccaCCCCTCCGGCGGCCGGGCCAGCTTCGAGTTGTTCGGCGGCGACTGCCGGTTCTGCGAGATGACGCGGCAGCACCACCCGCAGTGCGCGCGCCGGCTGCCCAAGCGGATCATCCTGGTCCGGCACGGCGAGAGCCAGGGGAACCTCGACATGTCGGCGTACACCACCACCCCCGACTACCGCATCCCGCTCACGGCGCTGGGCGCCGAGcaggcgcgcgccgccggccgcggcatcCGCGACGTCGTGGCGTCGGGCGGCGGCAACTGGAAGGTCTACTTCTACGTGTCCCCCTACGCGCGCACCCGCGCCACGCTGCGGGAGATCGGCTGCGCATTCCCGCGGGACCGCATCATCGGCGCCCGCGAGGAGTGCCGCGTCCGGGAGCAGGACTTCGGCAACTTCCAGGTCGAGGAGCGGATGCGCGCCGTCAAGGAGACCCGCCAGCGCTTCGGCCGCTTCTTCTTCCGGTTCCCCGAGGGCGAGTCCGCCGCCGACGTCTTCGACCGCGTCGCCA GCTTCCTGGAGTCGCTGTGGCGGGACATCGACATGGGGCGGCTGGATCAGGACCCGAGCTGCGAGACCAACCTGGTGATCGTGTCGCACGGGCTCACCTCGCGGGTGTTCCTCATGAAGTGGTTCAAGTGGACGGTGGACCAGTTCGAGCGCCTCAACAACTTCGAAAACTGCGAGTTCAGGGTGATGCAGCTGGGGCCCGGCGGCGAGTACTCCCTCCTCGTCCACCACACCAAGGAGGAGCTCGAGCAGTGGGGCATGTCGCGGGAGATGATCGCCGACCAGCAGTGGCGCGCCTCAACCAACCGACGCAGCTGGGCCCAGGAGTGCTCCTCCTTCATCGACTCCTTCTTCGATGACCCTAAGGATTCTGAGAGCTCgtccgaggaggaggaagaaaaggagaaCGGCAAGATCGACGAACTGGACTAA